From Bacillota bacterium, the proteins below share one genomic window:
- a CDS encoding DNA translocase FtsK, whose amino-acid sequence MARRKRRKRKQQNPQHSELFGLIIIALALLAAASLLFTEHTGVTGRFLNELQINIAGRYALFFPFALLIWGIRALFFPNSVNFGRKAFATLVIILCLLASVHIYAAPTLDEPRLLLDMVGQEQGGGILGALAAIGLLRAFGLVGSVVVLVSTFTIAFLTMVDISLKQAVAMAGNAFAGILKGIVSNLTNIGRRLKTLIAQNKRTRQREATVIIHDYQAPGEEAAPTGQPPFDSEPESEAEPPEPVRPLPVPTAKPTAPSPTVPDLAQEQDDYEQKYTADYQLPPLNLLQKTIRLKDPQGRRELVSQADVLEQTLASFGIEAKVINVHRGPTITRFEIQPAAGVKVSKIVNLADDLALSLAATSVRIEAPIPGKSAVGLEVANKAKATVYFREVLESDAFAGSDSKLTVVLGKGIAGEPVVADLMDIPHLLIAGATGAGKSVYLNTFIASLLFKVKPDELKLLLIDPKVVELNIYNGLPHLLCPVVTDPRQAAQALKNVIKEMERRYQLFAANAARDINRFNEMADSRGEQRLPYIIVIIDELADLMMTAPTEIEDVICRIAQKSRAAGIHLVVATQRPSVDVITGVIKANITTRIAFAVSSQADSRTILDMSGAEKLLGKGDMLFLPVGAAKPHRIQSAYISEEEVEKIITHILAQAAPVPQEDFLDTTGVEQDTSLETDELLPEAARLIVESGQASISMLQRRLRIGYTRAARLIDDMEQMGIVGGFEGSKARKILVTPGQLAGMFDGLGDSE is encoded by the coding sequence TCCTCAGCACAGCGAGCTATTCGGACTGATTATAATCGCTTTGGCGCTCTTGGCCGCGGCAAGCCTGCTGTTTACGGAACATACCGGTGTTACAGGTCGTTTCCTCAACGAGTTACAGATAAATATCGCCGGCCGATATGCCCTGTTTTTCCCATTTGCCTTGTTGATTTGGGGCATACGGGCGCTATTTTTCCCCAACTCAGTTAATTTTGGCCGCAAGGCATTCGCTACATTGGTCATCATTCTATGCTTGTTGGCCAGCGTCCATATCTATGCTGCGCCAACATTGGACGAGCCTAGATTATTATTGGATATGGTTGGACAAGAGCAAGGTGGCGGAATTCTTGGCGCATTGGCGGCGATTGGTTTACTACGGGCTTTTGGCCTGGTGGGCTCCGTGGTAGTTTTGGTCTCAACATTTACAATTGCCTTCCTGACCATGGTGGATATATCGCTGAAACAGGCTGTGGCGATGGCTGGCAATGCGTTTGCAGGGATTTTGAAGGGAATTGTCAGCAATCTGACCAATATCGGCCGTCGCTTGAAAACCTTGATTGCTCAAAACAAGCGCACACGCCAGCGGGAGGCGACCGTAATTATTCACGACTACCAGGCGCCCGGTGAAGAGGCCGCTCCTACCGGCCAACCCCCGTTCGACTCGGAACCGGAATCGGAAGCGGAACCTCCGGAGCCGGTAAGGCCGTTGCCGGTTCCAACGGCAAAGCCAACCGCACCATCACCGACGGTGCCTGACTTAGCCCAGGAACAAGACGATTATGAGCAAAAATATACCGCAGATTACCAGTTGCCACCTCTGAATCTGCTTCAAAAAACAATTCGACTCAAAGATCCCCAGGGTCGAAGAGAGCTTGTATCTCAGGCCGATGTTTTGGAGCAAACCCTGGCCAGCTTTGGGATTGAGGCTAAAGTTATCAATGTTCATCGCGGTCCCACAATAACAAGGTTTGAAATTCAGCCGGCAGCCGGCGTCAAGGTCAGTAAAATTGTCAATTTGGCCGATGACCTTGCATTAAGTCTTGCGGCAACCAGTGTCCGAATTGAAGCGCCAATACCCGGCAAATCTGCCGTTGGACTTGAGGTTGCCAATAAAGCCAAGGCAACTGTCTATTTTCGCGAAGTCTTGGAATCAGACGCCTTTGCTGGCAGTGATTCCAAATTGACCGTGGTTCTTGGGAAAGGCATTGCCGGCGAGCCGGTTGTTGCCGATCTTATGGACATACCCCATTTGCTGATTGCCGGCGCCACCGGCGCCGGAAAAAGCGTTTATCTCAACACCTTTATTGCCAGTCTGTTGTTCAAGGTGAAGCCGGATGAGTTGAAATTGCTGCTTATTGACCCTAAAGTTGTCGAGCTAAACATCTACAACGGTCTGCCCCATCTCTTATGCCCGGTGGTTACCGATCCGCGACAAGCCGCCCAGGCCCTGAAAAATGTTATCAAGGAAATGGAGCGCCGTTACCAGCTCTTTGCAGCAAACGCCGCCCGAGACATAAATCGGTTCAATGAAATGGCAGATTCCCGCGGGGAACAACGTTTGCCCTATATCATTGTTATAATCGATGAGCTGGCTGATTTGATGATGACAGCTCCTACCGAGATTGAAGACGTGATTTGCCGGATTGCGCAAAAATCCAGGGCTGCCGGCATTCACTTGGTGGTGGCTACCCAACGACCTTCGGTTGATGTTATCACCGGTGTTATCAAAGCCAATATCACAACCAGAATCGCCTTTGCTGTTTCCAGTCAGGCAGATTCTCGGACAATCCTTGACATGAGTGGAGCAGAGAAGCTTCTGGGTAAGGGCGATATGTTATTTCTGCCTGTGGGCGCCGCTAAGCCCCACCGGATTCAAAGCGCTTATATCTCGGAAGAAGAAGTGGAGAAGATAATTACCCATATCCTGGCTCAGGCTGCCCCTGTACCCCAGGAGGATTTCCTGGACACCACCGGCGTTGAACAGGACACAAGTCTAGAAACTGATGAACTGCTGCCCGAGGCTGCCAGATTGATTGTGGAAAGTGGACAAGCGTCTATTTCGATGCTACAACGACGGCTGCGCATCGGTTATACCCGGGCAGCGCGGCTGATTGACGATATGGAGCAAATGGGAATTGTTGGTGGATTTGAAGGGAGCAAGGCACGAAAGATTCTAGTAACTCCCGGCCAACTGGCGGGTATGTTCGACGGCTTGGGTGATTCTGAATAA